The Mesorhizobium sp. INR15 region CGGCGCTGCTGTCGCTTGGCGTGCCGCTGGTGGTCAGCCACATGTTCGTCTTCTATTTCGGCATCATGGCGGATCTCACGCCACCCGTGGCGCTGGCCGCCTTCGCCGCCGCCCCGATGGCCAAGGAAAGCGGCCTCAAGATCGGCATCCAGGCGACCAAGCTTGCCATTGCCGGCTTCGTCGTGCCGTTCATGGCGGTCTACACCCCGGCGCTGATGCTGCAGGACGCCGGCCCGATCGCCGCCCAGTTCGGCTATCCCGTCGAGGTCGCCTATATCGTTGCCAAAGCCTGCATGGGCATCGTGCTGTGGGGCGCCGCCGCTGTCGGTTTCCTCGCCCGCCGCATGGCACTTTGGGAGCGGCTCTTCGCCTTTGCCGGCGGCGTGCTGCTGGTCGCGGCGGTGCCGCTCACCGACGAGACCGGCTGGGCCTTGTCGCTGGCCTGGATCGGCTGGCATTTCTGGCGCGCGCGGCAAGCCAAAGCCGTCGGAACCGCATGAGCCTGTGCATCCTCGCCGCCGGCAAGACGGTGACGCTTGGTGTTGCCGCCTTCACGCTCGCCTGGACGCATTCGGTGGAAAAGACGCGCTGGGAGGAAGACTGGAAGGTGATGCCGTCCGGCCTGCAAGTGATCGAGGCGCGCATAAAGGGTTCAGGAGCCGGCATGGAACCGCCGGAGGGCGCGGTGCTGAAAGATGGCTGGTGGGTCTACGCGCCCAAGGTCGGACCGCAGCCGCGCCTGGTGCTGGCGGCCTCCGGCGCCACGGGCGCGGGCTGGACACTCTGCACCGCTCAGGGTTGCCGCGAACTGGGCAAGGCCGCAGGCGAGACGATTGTGCTCGAACGCTGTGAGCCCGACGGCTCGAGCCAGCCCCGATAGCGCACGATCAGCCCGGTGAGCGGGTGAGAAATCTCGACATGGAAGCGGAACTTGCCGTCCTCCACGGTCTCGAACGAGGTCGAGCGCGGAGAGAGCCACATCGGCAGCGGCAGGCCGAGAACGGTCCAGCGGCGCAGAACCAGTTTCAGCTTTCCATCTTCGGCCACCAGCGCCATGGCGAAGGTCAGCGGCCCGAACCGTTCGCACAACAGCCGCTGCGAGCGGCCTTGGCCGGCAAACTGGCGGCTGAAGAAGGTCTGCGCGTCAAATGTCCGCGTCCAGGTTTCCTCGCCTTTGCTGGT contains the following coding sequences:
- a CDS encoding DUF1850 domain-containing protein, with product MSLCILAAGKTVTLGVAAFTLAWTHSVEKTRWEEDWKVMPSGLQVIEARIKGSGAGMEPPEGAVLKDGWWVYAPKVGPQPRLVLAASGATGAGWTLCTAQGCRELGKAAGETIVLERCEPDGSSQPR